In one window of Megalopta genalis isolate 19385.01 chromosome 8, iyMegGena1_principal, whole genome shotgun sequence DNA:
- the sha gene encoding shavenoid produces the protein MRLLVLVLVGCLNVLGITRCQELSVIRHSDGDIFTLEGSCTEACTVLSSGTASPYTRSPSTTGLVPPNNTCTCQCNHGLPTFREDLHICVNDIHECKVAGFVSNTGQVERVPYVFLPQRGQIIYPHAEIRFEGVTTPVCGITGAQQLGRAGWSELRNLSDAEPPFRLYRDEGRTFLQWIGETGLKEAAEGRVVTAKLVCRDASAKSKYTGVFTPCVAFRVAGSPSKSNVREVMFSSSSQLSQGLSTTEYTAIGLSSVILALIYVASVSLYLHSKKTKRKIIEEPEISITHGREPSGLVKSNPLLAASRHFESDTNSGLTESDLGDDLPASDGEQGFENVTSAIIHPHCVYLEQSEICYASGSGSGSILGERLPEEDVRVVETADNTHQQDIPVLPGAQRRKLYFNPAYFDKQLLLAPPPAAIEFLLKIREVISIAKHKMAAKRFVPTLIGIPEEDSGSDRCDSAARSRQLSTSSPFQGSLAKSRKSQRCTGCPGCTEPFANTPVLTKVDQPSPGESKVRAWLEDVNAPQRRWRDNEDNRRAFQENTATFANSLAYLKELAKRDDSDVNATNFTGKHPSSWERNLSMSKNLQNGTRSEILESDDRHSLSLRSAKSMFEEIRWSGQRSLDAADGPNGDEAVNAKVRKAIENSFIKQMEENAMENATDEKTPEKRPNQEEENNVDRTEVKHSAKSAKTEAEDSSSRGRVRNPRGSSSPTKKELPDMINELPNGTNTAKRIMDAVIREMVDAKVLEHHSRSDNAMDYEVDSLERSKCSRKSSTSPESTDQSSPALSTALPMDEELTMQNAVIDTKTGEMMTMTMKMPPLNKDVLERNYYNSLPELISSQKYESYSLVSEVYVNDGYDSPACSDESGPEIQYEPENPGHLTIKVQDSPENYAKQDESEYEPDTLDRKPMKLKINDDVNYEREVPSEVYVDSLERPAQILLKSKGSFRDQDSARNENCLQRGYGSLREIYEARLKSNLVDGNANDRVELDVQSGDGGAWERNKYLTPDTRQAKRQRQPSNHPDVVPLPPTEELYQHPKPLRRVEDANHAPNSSLSKNGWDRSPAEAGDPTASNGTPVPSNDSIVGTADSCDCKLVTARSEESVTAKRGHANAETNASAETSRKRKKKMKKFDQETVQNNCARDTGNSSHRSPVCWNSVRCSVEKKRFPDHCHLHKPISRSRPFEETREEMQKRHEGLPCYSRKYSSDPCQNHESANFVNRVHADDRRPRIRVEDSGYLSSTDSNSSQKQLLRHEASSVSETDETESVCDGASESGAESVGTDSVFFGNFRRLSEFSGFAKSLDSGMEIGPRNAVLQPFAVRSENAGFERTNFSTSDSETESFVTVLPPRDVASDPI, from the exons AGTGCAAGGTCGCGGGGTTCGTGAGCAACACCGGCCAGGTGGAAAGGGTGCCGTACGTTTTCTTGCCGCAACGAGGCCAAATAATCTATCCACACGCGGAGATACGTTTCGAGG GTGTGACGACCCCGGTCTGCGGAATCACTGGCGCCCAGCAATTAGGCCGGGCAGGATGGTCGGAGCTGAGAAACCTCTCGGATGCCGAACCACCCTTCAGGCTATATCGTGACGAAGGCAGGACGTTTCTGCAG TGGATCGGCGAAACTGGTCTGAAAGAAGCTGCCGAAGGCCGCGTGGTCACGGCGAAGCTGGTCTGCAGAGACGCGTCCGCGAAATCAAAGTATACCGGGGTGTTCACGCCTTGCGTGGCCTTCAGGGTGGCCGGATCACCCTCTAAGAGTA ACGTTCGAGAAGTGATGTTCTCTTCGTCGTCGCAGCTGTCCCAAGGGCTTTCTACCACGGAATATACGGCCATCGGCCTCTCCTCCGTAATCTTGGCCCTGATCTACGTGGCGAGCGTTTCCCTCTATCTCCACAGCAAAAAGACCAAGAGGAAGATCATCGAAGAGCCGGAAATAAGCATAACGCATGGCCGAGAGCCGAGCGGATTGGTCAAAAGCAATCCGTTGCTGGCAGCTTCCAGACACTTCGAGAGCGACACCAATAGCGGTCTCACCGAAAGCGATCTTGGCGACGATCTTCCGGCCAGCGACGGAGAACAAGGCTTTGAAAAT GTAACGTCGGCCATCATTCATCCCCATTGCGTTTATCTGGAACAATCGGAAATCTGTTACGCATCTGGCTCCGGATCCGGATCGATTCTAGGCGAAAGATTACCGGAAGAAGATGTTCGCGTGGTCGAAACCGCAGACAATACCCACCAACAAGACATCCCCGTGTTACCAGGAGCCCAAAGAAGAAAATTGTACTTCAACCCCGCCTACTTTGACAAACAACTGTTGCTG GCTCCTCCTCCGGCAGCGATCGAGTTCCTCCTAAAGATCCGAGAAGTGATATCTatcgcgaaacacaagatggcTGCGAAGAGATTTGTTCCCACCCTTATCG GTATACCGGAAGAAGACTCCGGTTCCGATCGGTGTGACTCGGCGGCCAGAAGCCGGCAACTATCGACCTCGAGCCCGTTCCAGGGGTCTCTGGCCAAGTCACGAAAATCCCAGCGATGCACCGGATGTCCAGGATGCACCGAGCCGTTCGCGAACACGCCTGTCCTTACCAAAGTGGATCAACCAAGTCCGGGCGAGAGCAAGGTTCGCGCATGGCTGGAGGACGTGAACGCGCCGCAACGTCGCTGGCGAGACAACGAGGACAACCGGCGAGCCTTCCAGGAGAACACCGCGACCTTCGCGAACAGTCTAGCATACTTGAAGGAATTGGCAAAACGCGACGATTCCGACGTGAACGCGACAAACTTTACGGGAAAGCATCCGTCCTCGTGGGAGAGGAATCTATCGATGTCGAAGAACCTGCAGAATGGGACGAGAAGCGAGATCCTCGAGAGCGACGATCGACACAGTCTTTCCTTGCGTTCCGCCAAATCGATGTTCGAAGAGATCCGTTGGTCCGGCCAACGAAGCCTGGACGCCGCCGACGGGCCCAACGGCGACGAAGCCGTGAACGCGAAAGTGAGGAAAGCGATCGAGAACTCGTTCATCAAGCAGATGGAGGAGAACGCTATGGAGAACGCGACGGACGAGAAGACGCCCGAGAAGCGGCCGAACCAAGAAGAAGAGAACAACGTGGACCGGACCGAGGTGAAACACAGCGCGAAATCGGCGAAGACCGAGGCCGAGGATAGCTCGTCGCGTGGACGAGTCAGGAACCCGAGAGGAAGCTCGAGTCCGACGAAGAAAGAGCTGCCGGACATGATCAACGAGCTGCCTAATGGAACGAACACGGCGAAACGTATCATGGATGCTGTGATCCGTGAGATGGTCGATGCTAAAGTGCTAGAGCATCACTCGAGATCGGACAACGCAATGGATTACGAGGTGGACAGCCTGGAACGGTCGAAATGCAGCAGGAAATCTTCGACTTCGCCGGAGTCCACCGATCAGTCGAGTCCCGCTTTGTCCACCGCGTTGCCGATGGACGAAGAACTGACGATGCAGAACGCGGTGATCGACACGAAGACCGGCGAAATGATGACCATGACCATGAAGATGCCGCCGCTGAACAAGGACGTGCTCGAGAGAAACTATTACAACAGCCTGCCGGAGCTGATCTCCTCGCAGAAGTACGAGAGCTACTCCTTGGTGAGCGAGGTGTACGTGAACGACGGCTACGACAGCCCGGCTTGCAGCGACGAATCGGGACCGGAGATCCAGTACGAGCCGGAGAATCCGGGTCATCTGACGATCAAAGTGCAAGACTCGCCGGAGAATTATGCGAAGCAGGACGAATCGGAGTACGAGCCTGACACGCTGGACCGGAAGCCGATGAAGTTGAAGATCAACGACGACGTGAACTACGAGAGGGAAGTTCCGAGCGAAGTTTACGTGGACTCGCTCGAGAGGCCGGCTCAGATACTGTTGAAAAGCAAAGGCAGCTTTCGGGATCAGGACTCGGCGCGGAACGAGAATTGCCTACAGCGTGGCTACGGCAGTCTCCGCGAGATCTATGAAGCCAGATTGAAATCCAATCTGGTGGATGGCAACGCGAACGACCGCGTCGAGTTGGACGTACAGTCGGGAGACGGCGGAGCCTGGGAGAGGAACAAGTACTTAACACCCGATACCAGGCAGGCAAAAAGGCAGCGTCAGCCGAGCAACCACCCCGATGTAGTGCCGCTGCCGCCCACGGAAGAACTTTACCAACATCCGAAGCCTTTGCGACGCGTCGAAGACGCGAATCACGCGCCGAACTCGTCTCTGTCAAAAAACGGCTGGGACAGGAGTCCTGCCGAAGCGGGTGACCCTACGGCCAGCAACGGTACTCCTGTCCCCAGCAACGATTCCATCGTAGGGACTGCCGATTCTTGTGACTGCAAACTCGTTACGGCACGATCCGAAGAATCGGTCACGGCGAAACGCGGGCACGCGAACGCTGAGACGAACGCGTCGGCGGAAACgtcgagaaagaggaagaagaagatgaagaaattCGATCAAGAGACGGTGCAGAACAATTGCGCCAGGGACACCGGAAACTCTAGTCACCGATCGCCTGTGTGTTGGAACAGCGTACGCTGTTCGGTGGAGAAGAAGAGGTTTCCGGATCACTGTCACCTTCATAAGCCTATCTCGAGGAGCAGGCCGTTCGAAGAGACCCGCGAGGAGATGCAGAAGAGACACGAGGGCTTGCCGTGTTACTCGCGGAAATATTCGAGCGATCCTTGTCAAAATCATGAGTCCGCGAACTTCGTGAATCGCGTGCACGCTGACGATCGTCGACCGCGGATAAGGGTCGAGGACAGCGGATACCTGAGCAGCACGGACAGCAACAGTTCGCAGAAACAACTGCTCAGACACGAGGCGAGCAGCGTCTCGGAAACGGACGAAACCGAATCCGTCTGCGACGGAGCCAGCGAGAGCGGGGCCGAGAGCGTGGGAACCGACAGCGTGTTCTTCGGCAACTTTCGCAGATTATCCGAGTTCTCCGGCTTCGCGAAGAGCCTGGACTCGGGCATGGAAATTGGACCAAGGAACGCGGTGTTGCAGCCGTTCGCTGTGAGAAGCGAAAACGCAGGATTTGAGAGGACGAATTTCAGCACTAGTGACAGCGAGACCGAGAGCTTCGTAACCGTTCTTCCGCCCCGTGACGTAGCCAGTGACCCTATCTAG